TTAAGCACGGTATATGAAAAACTGCTCGATATCAAAAAATCGCATGCTTTCTTAAAAGCACACCTCCAACTGAAAGACAGTTTATCGCAGTTGAACAATAAAAAATTAGACTCCAATGACTATGTAGATTTTAAGGAAAGTGAGCGTTTGAAAGCCATTGAGATCATGACCCGCGAGAATGAAGCCCAACAAAAAACAAACAAATTTGCCAAGCTAATCAGTGTTTTGGCCATTGCCTTGATTTCGATTTTATCGCTTTTAAGTTTGTCATTGTATAAAAACAACATCATTCGAAACCAATCGAATATACTGCTGAAAGAGAAAAATTTTGAATTACAGATTGCCAAAGAAAAAGCCGAAAAAGCGTCTAAAGCCAGAGCTGAATTTTTATCAACGGTTAGTCACGAATTGCGAACGCCGTTAAACGCCATCAACGGAATCACCCATTTGTTACTGGAAGACAAACCCAAGAAAAACCAATTGCATTATCTGAATTCGTTAAAGTTTTCAGGCAATTACCTGCTGACTTTTATTAATGAAATTCTCGAAATTAACCGTATCGAATCCAATAACATTGAAATTGAATATATCGATTTTAACATCAAACAACTGTTGGTCGACATTCAGCATTCAATGAGCGAAATAGCCTCTAAGAACAACAACGAATTTACATTGAATATTGATGAAAACGTACCGGATGTGCTCTTGGGCGATCCTACCAAACTATCTCAAATTTTTATCAACCTAATTAATAACGCATTAAAATTCACCAAAAACGGAAGCGTTACCGTCATGGCCCGACTGATTGAAAACGGAGACGATTTTTCAAGAATCAATTTTGCCGTAAGCGACACCGGCATTGGTATTCCGGAAGAAAAACAGGAAACCATATTTGACAGCTTTTCGCAAGGTTCAATTGAAATCAATCGAAAATACGGTGGTACCGGTTTGGGCTTAACCATTGTGAAAAAATTGGTTGATTTGTTGGGTGGCGAAATTTCACTGAAAAGTGAAGTTGGCGTAGGAACCACTTTTGAATTTGAATTAAACCTGCTTCATGGTGAACAGCAAATCACGATAGAAAAACCTAAATTCTA
Above is a genomic segment from Flavobacterium phycosphaerae containing:
- a CDS encoding tetratricopeptide repeat-containing hybrid sensor histidine kinase/response regulator — protein: MKWFWLILLFQTLSFGQPKTTDKIDSTAYYIQLANFNKKTNNYKFSLAFAQKAYNYAKSQDNVKGKAAALFSLGSTYSELKKMNDAIETFSKSAAFYSQLPPSADYALCYYNIGLCYMNLEEFGKAEYNFDKAQSIYYLLKIDSSGFLNLQKGILYKNNGKTEQASKLFNEIVSSNDSKDFFKTKAEALYQLGTIEENLNHNNLAANYLNRALTLNAKDKNLDQKVRILLDLSTVYEKLLDIKKSHAFLKAHLQLKDSLSQLNNKKLDSNDYVDFKESERLKAIEIMTRENEAQQKTNKFAKLISVLAIALISILSLLSLSLYKNNIIRNQSNILLKEKNFELQIAKEKAEKASKARAEFLSTVSHELRTPLNAINGITHLLLEDKPKKNQLHYLNSLKFSGNYLLTFINEILEINRIESNNIEIEYIDFNIKQLLVDIQHSMSEIASKNNNEFTLNIDENVPDVLLGDPTKLSQIFINLINNALKFTKNGSVTVMARLIENGDDFSRINFAVSDTGIGIPEEKQETIFDSFSQGSIEINRKYGGTGLGLTIVKKLVDLLGGEISLKSEVGVGTTFEFELNLLHGEQQITIEKPKFYSDDVLLDKYILVVEDNKINQMVTKKMLENKGIKCKIIDNGEEAIELLRAENKFDLVLMDVHLPGINGTIATQHIREFDSKKPIIALTAISLNENREMLLSFGMTDVITKPFEPENFYRVIAQNLA